One part of the Anaerolineae bacterium genome encodes these proteins:
- a CDS encoding peroxiredoxin, producing the protein MPEPAKPGYSCVTPARGPLAAPEATGAPTAQAVPEEKNTVQARVGKPAPDFEATAYQAGGFKTVKLSDYKGQWIILCFYPGDFTFVUPTELSAVAVKYPELQALGVQVLSVSTDSHFTHKIWQEQELSKMVEGGVPWPMLSDSGGRIGTLYGVYDENAGVDIRGRFLIDPDFVIQAMEVMTPPVGRNVMELIRQVQAYQHNRATGEVLPAGWRPGKTTLKPGPALVGKVWEVWDPKKEMGEG; encoded by the coding sequence ATGCCTGAACCCGCCAAGCCTGGCTATTCGTGCGTCACGCCCGCGCGCGGCCCGCTCGCCGCGCCTGAGGCTACCGGCGCACCAACAGCCCAGGCCGTACCTGAGGAGAAGAACACCGTGCAAGCAAGAGTTGGCAAACCCGCACCTGATTTTGAAGCTACCGCCTATCAGGCGGGCGGCTTCAAGACCGTCAAGCTGTCCGACTACAAGGGACAGTGGATCATCCTCTGCTTTTACCCCGGCGATTTCACCTTTGTCTGACCGACCGAACTGTCGGCAGTTGCCGTCAAATACCCTGAACTGCAGGCTCTGGGCGTTCAGGTGCTTTCGGTCAGCACAGACAGCCACTTCACCCACAAGATCTGGCAGGAACAGGAACTGAGTAAGATGGTCGAGGGTGGCGTGCCCTGGCCGATGCTCTCCGATTCCGGTGGTCGGATCGGGACACTCTACGGCGTCTATGACGAGAACGCCGGCGTGGACATCCGCGGGCGTTTCCTGATCGACCCTGACTTCGTCATTCAGGCGATGGAAGTGATGACTCCGCCAGTGGGACGCAACGTCATGGAACTGATCCGCCAGGTGCAGGCCTACCAGCACAACCGCGCCACCGGTGAGGTCCTCCCGGCAGGCTGGCGCCCCGGCAAGACCACGCTCAAGCCCGGCCCGGCGCTGGTGGGCAAGGTATGGGAAGTCTGGGACCCGAAGAAAGAAATGGGCGAAGGCTAA
- a CDS encoding HD domain-containing protein, with protein sequence MTARTRLQQGLRALFSWSQPVDLALAEAVLSPAQLALFRRLRRSEQLHSLNVLRAVQAAGESDPDLLVAALLHDVGKTIAPFWLPERVLVVLVGRLAPGLLTRLGGEAEPHGWRRPFAISVRHPEWSARLLAEAGSSARAIELARRHQEAIPDPPRTEIERLLLALQRADDRN encoded by the coding sequence ATGACCGCCCGGACGCGCCTGCAACAGGGACTGCGCGCCCTGTTCTCCTGGTCGCAGCCGGTTGATCTGGCCCTGGCGGAGGCAGTGCTTTCCCCGGCGCAGCTGGCCCTGTTCCGCCGCCTGCGCCGCAGCGAGCAACTGCACAGCCTCAACGTGCTACGTGCGGTGCAGGCCGCGGGGGAAAGCGACCCCGATCTGCTGGTTGCCGCGCTGCTGCATGATGTTGGCAAGACGATCGCCCCCTTCTGGTTGCCGGAGCGCGTGCTGGTTGTCCTGGTCGGGCGGCTGGCTCCCGGTCTGCTGACCCGCCTGGGCGGGGAGGCCGAGCCACACGGCTGGCGGCGGCCATTCGCCATCAGCGTCCGCCATCCGGAATGGTCGGCCCGGCTGCTGGCTGAGGCGGGCAGCAGCGCCCGGGCCATCGAGCTGGCCCGCCGTCACCAGGAGGCCATCCCCGACCCGCCGCGCACCGAGATCGAACGCCTGCTGCTGGCCCTGCAACGCGCCGACGACCGCAACTGA
- a CDS encoding prephenate dehydrogenase: MAEVKVAILGLERTGASFGLALKRYMQGKEARHTFTIVGHDERDYNVKHARSAGAIDSSARGPVEAVAGAHIVILAEHYYRVEKLYQAVGPALNPGTVILDFSPLKRPSIRWAAETLPADAEAAAYLVGVTPILNPDVLFEANSEVEAARADLFDGGTFIVTPAADCPAEAVDLAAEVARIVGADVHFMDPDEHDGLIAAMEGLPAALSLALFQTLIRSSGWSDLRRLANPAFGLQTSLLRYQHPDSLWALLQYNRENTARHLSALIDNLTAIRDGLREDAEGLGLEALLADAASRYEEWEGQRRANRWEKKGDEESVTTASVLGTMGGMLFGRRPRKDSDEPGKKKL, encoded by the coding sequence ATGGCTGAGGTCAAAGTCGCCATCCTGGGGCTGGAACGCACTGGCGCATCCTTTGGGCTGGCCCTGAAGCGCTACATGCAGGGCAAGGAAGCCCGCCACACGTTCACCATCGTCGGGCATGACGAGCGCGATTACAACGTCAAACATGCCCGGAGCGCCGGCGCGATCGACTCTAGCGCGCGCGGGCCGGTCGAGGCGGTGGCCGGAGCGCATATCGTGATTCTGGCTGAGCATTACTACCGGGTTGAAAAGCTGTATCAGGCGGTTGGCCCGGCGCTCAACCCTGGTACAGTCATCCTGGACTTCTCCCCGCTCAAACGCCCGTCGATCCGCTGGGCTGCGGAGACGCTGCCTGCCGACGCCGAGGCAGCCGCCTATCTGGTCGGCGTGACGCCCATCCTCAACCCCGACGTGCTCTTCGAAGCCAACAGCGAAGTAGAAGCCGCGCGGGCCGATCTGTTCGATGGCGGGACGTTCATCGTGACCCCTGCCGCTGACTGCCCGGCGGAGGCTGTCGACCTGGCCGCTGAGGTCGCCCGCATCGTCGGCGCGGACGTGCACTTCATGGACCCCGACGAGCATGACGGTCTGATCGCGGCGATGGAGGGCCTCCCGGCGGCGCTCAGCCTGGCCCTCTTCCAGACCCTGATCCGTTCCTCTGGCTGGAGCGATCTGCGCCGGCTGGCTAACCCGGCCTTTGGCCTGCAGACCAGCCTGCTGCGCTACCAGCACCCCGACTCGCTATGGGCGCTGCTGCAGTACAACCGGGAAAACACCGCCCGCCATCTTTCCGCCCTGATCGATAACCTGACCGCCATCCGTGACGGCCTGCGCGAGGACGCCGAAGGGCTGGGCCTAGAGGCGCTGCTGGCCGACGCAGCCAGCCGCTACGAGGAATGGGAAGGCCAGCGGCGGGCCAACCGCTGGGAGAAGAAGGGCGACGAAGAGTCCGTAACCACGGCGAGCGTGCTGGGCACCATGGGCGGGATGCTCTTTGGCCGGCGGCCCCGGAAAGATAGCGACGAACCGGGCAAGAAGAAACTGTAG
- a CDS encoding LLM class F420-dependent oxidoreductase: MKLGVVFPQTEIGTDPGVIRDYAQTAEGLGYDYLLAYDHVLGANPERPGGWRGVYTYRDAFHEPFVLFAYLAALTTRLEFTTGVLILPQRQTALVAKQAAALDVLSGGRLRLGIGIGWNTVEYEALGQDFHTRGRRSEEQVALLRRLWTEPLVTFAGRDHRVSDAGLNPLPVQRPIPIWFGGEADAVLRRMARLGDGWISNTRTLAQGREQVARLREYLQAAGRDPASFGIDIRINARQTPEADWANEIDGWRALGATHVCVNTMGMGFTRLEQHLDILRRFMAVAREWQG, encoded by the coding sequence GTGAAACTGGGTGTTGTCTTCCCGCAGACCGAGATCGGCACGGATCCGGGCGTCATCCGCGACTACGCGCAAACCGCCGAGGGCCTCGGTTATGACTACCTGCTGGCCTACGACCATGTGCTGGGGGCCAATCCGGAGCGCCCCGGCGGGTGGCGCGGCGTGTATACCTACCGTGACGCCTTCCATGAGCCGTTTGTCCTGTTTGCTTACCTGGCCGCCCTGACCACCCGCCTGGAATTCACTACCGGCGTGCTGATCCTGCCGCAGCGCCAGACGGCCCTGGTGGCCAAGCAGGCCGCCGCGCTGGATGTGCTTTCCGGCGGGCGGTTGCGCCTGGGCATTGGCATCGGCTGGAATACGGTCGAGTACGAGGCGCTGGGCCAGGACTTCCACACCCGGGGCCGCCGCAGCGAGGAGCAGGTCGCGCTCCTGCGTCGGCTGTGGACGGAGCCGCTGGTCACTTTTGCCGGGCGCGATCATCGCGTCAGCGACGCCGGACTGAACCCGCTGCCTGTGCAGCGCCCGATCCCGATCTGGTTCGGCGGCGAAGCCGACGCCGTCCTGCGGCGGATGGCTCGCCTGGGCGATGGCTGGATCTCCAATACCCGAACGCTGGCGCAGGGCCGCGAGCAGGTCGCCCGGCTGCGCGAGTACCTGCAGGCTGCCGGACGCGATCCGGCCAGTTTTGGCATCGACATCCGCATCAATGCCCGGCAGACGCCGGAGGCGGACTGGGCTAACGAGATCGACGGTTGGCGGGCGCTGGGCGCGACGCATGTTTGTGTCAACACGATGGGGATGGGGTTTACCCGCCTGGAGCAGCACCTGGACATCCTGCGGCGCTTCATGGCGGTAGCCAGGGAATGGCAGGGCTGA
- a CDS encoding site-2 protease family protein: MFAELTLAVLISRLIALLIGTTLHEYGHNYVGYLMGDNTPAYEGKLTLDPRRHIYWPGLLMFVVVGFGVLGTAPVSPGRMSYPRAGWAVNLSRQQRFGIAVLAGPVGNLIVAVIAAFFIRLIAFTVPDLLDPLRDPNLARVLPGFGRVLFDLVWWNVLLFFFNLVPLGPLDGRYILGMFIPPRQQYAYDNFQNQFGMLLLFGLIFASFLMPGVNILGAIIGEPTIQLTQALIGPQGIAAIFLGR, translated from the coding sequence ATGTTTGCAGAACTGACCCTGGCCGTGCTGATCAGCCGCCTGATCGCGCTATTGATCGGCACGACGCTGCACGAGTACGGCCACAACTACGTGGGCTACCTGATGGGCGATAACACCCCTGCCTATGAGGGCAAGCTGACGCTCGACCCGCGCAGGCACATCTACTGGCCGGGCCTGTTGATGTTCGTGGTGGTGGGCTTCGGCGTGCTGGGGACGGCGCCGGTCAGCCCGGGGCGGATGAGCTATCCCCGGGCGGGCTGGGCGGTCAACCTCAGTCGCCAGCAGCGCTTCGGGATCGCCGTGCTGGCCGGGCCGGTTGGCAACCTGATCGTGGCCGTGATCGCCGCCTTCTTCATCCGCCTGATCGCGTTCACCGTGCCCGATCTGCTTGACCCGCTACGAGACCCGAACCTGGCCCGTGTACTGCCCGGTTTTGGCCGGGTCCTTTTTGACCTGGTGTGGTGGAATGTGCTGCTGTTCTTTTTCAACCTGGTGCCGCTGGGGCCGCTGGACGGGCGCTACATCCTGGGGATGTTCATCCCGCCCCGCCAGCAATACGCCTACGATAACTTTCAGAATCAGTTTGGGATGTTGCTGCTGTTCGGCCTGATCTTCGCCTCATTCCTCATGCCGGGGGTGAACATCCTGGGCGCGATCATCGGCGAGCCGACGATCCAGCTCACCCAGGCGCTGATCGGTCCACAGGGGATCGCCGCGATCTTCCTGGGCAGGTAG
- a CDS encoding slipin family protein, with translation MDTFGLLTVLAFFVLVLLGLLIAAVRIVQEYERGVIFRLGRIAGPPRGPGLFLIIPFIDQMVKVDLRIVTMDIPPQDCITKDNVTVRVNAVVYFRVIDPVRSVVNIRNFTQATAQIAQTSLRSVVGQRELDELLANREEVNHDLQQIIDEQTDPWGVKVSIVEVKDVELPEVMKRAMARQAEAEREKRAKIIHAEGEFQAAQQLLEAAQLIAKEPSALQLRYLQTLTEISVEKNSTIIFPLPIDLLSPLLDILRSQAGKSRPPSTGPTSQA, from the coding sequence ATGGATACATTCGGGTTGCTGACTGTCCTGGCGTTCTTCGTTCTCGTGCTGCTGGGCCTGTTGATCGCGGCGGTGCGCATCGTGCAGGAGTACGAGCGCGGTGTGATCTTCCGGCTGGGGCGTATTGCCGGTCCGCCGCGCGGGCCGGGCCTCTTCCTGATCATCCCGTTCATTGACCAGATGGTCAAGGTGGACCTGCGTATCGTCACGATGGATATCCCACCGCAGGACTGCATCACCAAGGACAACGTGACCGTGCGCGTCAACGCGGTGGTCTACTTCCGCGTGATCGACCCCGTACGCTCCGTGGTCAACATCCGCAACTTCACCCAGGCCACCGCTCAGATCGCTCAGACCAGCCTGCGCAGCGTGGTCGGCCAGCGCGAACTGGACGAACTGTTGGCCAACCGGGAAGAAGTCAACCATGACCTGCAGCAGATCATCGACGAGCAGACCGATCCCTGGGGAGTCAAGGTCAGCATCGTCGAGGTCAAGGACGTGGAGCTACCGGAAGTGATGAAGCGGGCGATGGCCCGCCAGGCTGAGGCCGAGCGCGAGAAACGGGCCAAGATCATCCACGCCGAGGGCGAATTCCAGGCTGCCCAGCAACTGCTGGAGGCCGCCCAGTTAATCGCGAAGGAGCCATCCGCGCTGCAGCTGCGCTACCTGCAAACCCTGACTGAGATCAGCGTGGAAAAGAACTCGACGATCATCTTCCCGCTGCCGATCGACCTGCTGTCGCCATTGCTGGATATTCTCAGGTCGCAGGCGGGCAAGTCCAGGCCGCCGTCGACCGGGCCGACCTCCCAGGCATAA
- a CDS encoding S8 family serine peptidase, translating to MMKRIMTFAVVLAVLLAALPLATVSAGRTIGVNVLFNTEVTANLLTDLGRFGRVRDVVYEIRAVTLQAKEENLPAIRALPYVAAANPDAERQGAPVDTVAVTDFANGLSTWDLDAINVTDFGFDNRKVAYDGAGVYVAVLDTGLLDSWRQYFPQERIATQYAISFGGGGGEVGFVSSQPNKWEHDQNSHGTHVTSTILGYSLRGTPVNGVAPMATIIPVKVLNQNGSGWSSVVARGIVYVADLKAGPLANYPVVINMSLGGPELDAMEKAAIDYAVSQGVIIVASAGNSGAGGMGYPGAYEPVISVAASGWIGEWYPGNRAWWYALNVTEPTNPDHFYITDFSSRQLAGQDLDVAAPGSWVVGPYQLNSGQTSYYFLGGTSMASPHVAGIVALMAQKNPALTAAQAESILTTNAIPLPDGCRTIYTPYGTTETVCWGADATGAGLATADAALTATP from the coding sequence ATGATGAAACGTATAATGACGTTTGCTGTTGTGTTGGCGGTGCTGCTGGCCGCCCTGCCGCTGGCGACGGTCTCCGCCGGGCGGACGATCGGCGTCAACGTGCTGTTCAACACTGAGGTAACCGCTAACCTGCTCACCGACCTGGGCAGGTTCGGTCGTGTCCGCGATGTGGTCTATGAGATCAGGGCCGTGACCCTGCAGGCCAAGGAAGAGAACCTGCCGGCCATCCGCGCGCTGCCTTACGTGGCCGCTGCTAACCCCGACGCCGAGCGCCAGGGCGCCCCGGTGGACACGGTTGCCGTCACCGACTTCGCAAATGGCCTTAGCACCTGGGACCTGGACGCGATCAACGTGACCGACTTTGGCTTCGACAACCGCAAAGTCGCCTATGATGGCGCGGGCGTCTACGTGGCCGTGCTGGATACCGGCCTGCTGGACTCCTGGCGCCAGTACTTCCCGCAGGAGCGCATCGCTACTCAGTACGCGATCTCCTTCGGCGGCGGCGGGGGCGAGGTCGGCTTCGTCTCCAGCCAGCCCAACAAGTGGGAGCATGACCAGAACAGCCACGGCACGCATGTGACCAGCACGATCCTCGGCTACAGCCTGCGCGGCACGCCGGTCAACGGCGTCGCGCCGATGGCAACGATCATCCCGGTCAAGGTGCTCAACCAGAACGGCTCCGGCTGGTCGTCGGTGGTGGCCCGTGGCATTGTCTATGTGGCTGATCTCAAGGCCGGCCCGCTGGCCAACTACCCGGTCGTGATCAATATGAGCCTGGGTGGGCCGGAGCTGGACGCGATGGAGAAGGCCGCCATCGACTATGCGGTCAGCCAGGGCGTGATCATCGTCGCCTCCGCTGGCAATAGCGGCGCAGGGGGGATGGGCTACCCCGGCGCGTACGAACCGGTGATCTCGGTCGCGGCCTCCGGCTGGATCGGCGAGTGGTACCCTGGCAACCGCGCCTGGTGGTACGCCCTGAACGTCACCGAGCCGACCAACCCGGATCACTTCTACATCACCGACTTTTCCAGCCGCCAGCTAGCCGGCCAGGACCTGGATGTGGCCGCGCCCGGTTCGTGGGTGGTGGGGCCGTACCAGCTCAACAGCGGCCAGACGTCCTACTACTTCCTGGGCGGCACGTCGATGGCCTCCCCGCATGTGGCGGGCATTGTCGCCCTGATGGCCCAGAAGAACCCGGCACTGACCGCCGCACAGGCGGAAAGTATCCTCACAACTAATGCCATTCCGCTCCCGGATGGCTGCCGCACGATCTACACGCCGTACGGCACAACCGAGACTGTCTGCTGGGGCGCGGATGCAACCGGCGCGGGTCTGGCTACCGCTGATGCGGCTCTGACGGCCACGCCGTAA
- a CDS encoding DinB family protein produces MSMLTPGRFIRGMKKTPALLSALLNGVTQERALAARDGDDGWNVVEIVCHLRDFEEIFFMRARRIVEEDRPVLEPFDHERMAIERRYSQEDLRAAFEAYAARRAAFLDWLKARNEADWQRVGVHPEVGEYTLLEQAMQVPLHDVDHLEQIARVLGLPAAGGTPPLALL; encoded by the coding sequence ATGTCGATGCTGACCCCCGGACGTTTCATCCGCGGCATGAAGAAAACCCCCGCCCTGCTCAGTGCCCTGCTCAACGGCGTCACTCAGGAGCGCGCTCTGGCCGCCCGCGATGGTGATGATGGCTGGAATGTGGTGGAGATCGTCTGCCATCTGCGCGATTTTGAGGAAATCTTCTTCATGCGGGCGCGGCGCATCGTCGAGGAGGATCGTCCGGTGCTGGAACCGTTCGACCACGAACGGATGGCGATCGAGCGCCGCTACAGCCAGGAAGACCTGCGTGCGGCCTTTGAGGCTTACGCGGCCCGGCGGGCGGCCTTCCTGGACTGGCTCAAGGCTCGCAATGAAGCCGACTGGCAGCGCGTGGGCGTGCATCCGGAGGTCGGGGAATACACCCTGCTGGAGCAGGCCATGCAGGTACCGCTGCATGATGTCGACCATCTGGAGCAGATCGCGCGTGTGCTGGGTCTGCCCGCCGCCGGTGGAACCCCGCCGCTGGCGCTGCTGTAG
- a CDS encoding ABC transporter ATP-binding protein, producing MSLSVPPAVEFEGVSFAYPDGPPVLREISLSIPAGESVAIIGVNGSGKTTLLRHLIGLLHPQQGCVRINGLDTQEVSVAMLARHVGFAFQKPEHQLFSPTVRDEIAFGPRNQGLRGAALEARVAETLAQFGLTQLADYPPAVMSFSQRRLIALASIAALRTPILALDEPLVGLDGLWRRRVIAWLQAHLAAGGTSLLVTHQLRLAGKARRVLVMHRGRLIADGPPGEVFAHPELLAAAGLTAHFSVALGHALGLPRPALRIRDLLEALAAPPEVGPGFPESNL from the coding sequence GTGTCCCTGTCAGTTCCTCCGGCAGTGGAATTTGAGGGCGTGTCTTTCGCCTATCCGGATGGCCCGCCAGTCCTGCGGGAGATCAGCCTGTCCATCCCGGCGGGTGAGTCAGTGGCGATCATCGGCGTCAACGGCAGCGGCAAGACCACCCTTCTGCGCCATCTGATCGGCCTGTTGCACCCCCAGCAGGGTTGCGTGCGGATCAATGGCCTGGATACGCAGGAAGTCAGCGTGGCCATGCTGGCCCGGCATGTCGGCTTTGCCTTTCAAAAGCCGGAGCACCAGTTGTTCAGCCCGACCGTGCGCGACGAGATTGCCTTTGGGCCGCGCAACCAGGGTCTGCGCGGGGCGGCGCTGGAGGCGCGTGTCGCCGAGACGCTGGCTCAGTTTGGCCTGACGCAGCTGGCTGACTACCCGCCAGCGGTGATGAGCTTCAGCCAGCGGCGGCTGATCGCGCTGGCCAGCATCGCCGCCCTGCGCACGCCGATCCTGGCCCTGGACGAGCCGCTGGTGGGGCTGGACGGGCTGTGGCGGCGGCGGGTGATCGCCTGGCTGCAGGCTCATCTGGCGGCGGGCGGCACCTCTTTGCTGGTGACTCACCAGCTTCGCCTGGCGGGCAAGGCGCGGCGTGTGCTGGTCATGCACCGGGGCCGGTTGATCGCCGATGGCCCGCCGGGAGAGGTCTTTGCTCATCCGGAACTGCTGGCCGCTGCCGGGCTGACGGCTCATTTCAGCGTTGCGCTGGGCCACGCGCTGGGCCTGCCGCGTCCTGCCCTGCGTATCCGTGACCTGCTGGAGGCGCTGGCCGCGCCGCCGGAAGTGGGGCCGGGATTCCCGGAGAGTAACTTATGA
- a CDS encoding polyprenol monophosphomannose synthase has translation MTRVMVLIPTYNEAENLARMVRAVLALPVEGLEIMILDDSSPDGTGAIADALAVEYPGRVHPVHRPRKEGLGRAYQDGFARALAAGADLIAQLDCDFSHPPEKLPEMIARALEPGHDVVVGSRYVPGGTLDTAWGWHRKLLSWWANRVYIHLILRTRVHDATGGYRVFNRRVLEAIDFHWVRSNGYIFQAEMAYIIERLGFTIYEVPIHFAERRLGRSKMDLRIQLEAALRVWQVLVRHHHLKPTDRLHPTRA, from the coding sequence ATGACCAGAGTGATGGTGTTGATCCCCACCTACAACGAGGCGGAGAATCTGGCCCGCATGGTCCGGGCGGTGCTGGCCCTGCCGGTTGAGGGGCTGGAGATCATGATCCTGGACGATAGCTCGCCCGATGGCACAGGTGCCATCGCCGACGCGCTGGCGGTGGAGTATCCGGGCCGCGTCCATCCGGTTCACCGCCCACGCAAGGAAGGGCTGGGCCGCGCCTACCAGGATGGTTTCGCCAGGGCGCTAGCCGCTGGCGCCGACCTGATCGCTCAGCTGGACTGCGATTTTTCCCACCCGCCGGAAAAACTGCCGGAGATGATCGCCCGCGCTCTGGAGCCGGGGCACGATGTTGTGGTTGGCTCACGCTATGTGCCAGGCGGCACGCTGGATACCGCCTGGGGCTGGCACCGCAAGCTGTTGAGCTGGTGGGCCAACCGGGTTTACATCCACCTGATCCTGCGTACCCGTGTCCACGATGCCACGGGCGGCTACCGCGTGTTCAACCGCCGTGTGCTGGAGGCGATCGATTTCCACTGGGTGCGCTCCAACGGCTACATTTTCCAGGCGGAAATGGCCTATATCATCGAGCGGCTGGGCTTCACCATCTACGAGGTGCCGATCCACTTTGCCGAGCGGCGGCTGGGCCGCAGCAAGATGGACCTGCGTATCCAGCTGGAAGCGGCGCTGCGCGTCTGGCAGGTGCTGGTCCGCCACCATCACCTGAAGCCCACCGACCGCCTGCATCCGACCCGTGCCTGA
- a CDS encoding SH3 domain-containing protein, which produces MRRLMFLLIALSLALPWAAWGPEVGTAAADTGREWTAEYFNNRFLAGTAIFVRLDSAIAFDWGGGSPVPGIIPEDNFSVRWTGPQQFAGGTYTFVATADDGVRVYVNDQIVINAWYDQMQTTHTGQITLAPGTYWVRVEYYEAGDQASIFLTWRPANAQTAPGGWAAEYYNNTNLQPPQAGGRLERTIDYNWGGGSPIPGVINPDNFSARWWGFPDLEGGRYRFVAGADDGVRVFVDGQLVVDAWAAAPYRETSGVIDLAAGVHTVKVEYFEAGDQARIVVYWIREGAGTITAPSAVTAIINTPVLNVRAGPGVEHNILTQVRSGETYSVIGRNAAGTWYQISASGFTGWVSGSYIALSGNAAALPVTQGSSAPASVSGGVLFVQSNASLRIRRGPSTNTARIDALNIGERAQVIGRTTDSGWLQIRKDNGTTGWVSAAFVTLVGDLPLTNVPITG; this is translated from the coding sequence ATGCGTCGCCTGATGTTTCTCCTGATCGCCCTGTCCCTGGCCCTGCCCTGGGCCGCCTGGGGGCCAGAGGTCGGCACCGCTGCGGCGGATACTGGGCGGGAGTGGACAGCCGAATACTTCAACAACCGCTTCCTGGCCGGTACGGCAATCTTCGTCCGGCTGGACAGCGCCATCGCCTTTGACTGGGGCGGGGGCAGCCCGGTACCGGGGATCATCCCGGAAGACAACTTCTCCGTGCGCTGGACTGGCCCGCAGCAGTTCGCCGGGGGGACATACACCTTCGTCGCCACAGCGGATGATGGTGTGCGCGTCTATGTCAACGACCAGATCGTGATCAACGCCTGGTACGACCAGATGCAGACGACCCACACCGGCCAGATCACACTTGCGCCAGGCACCTACTGGGTGCGCGTCGAGTACTACGAGGCTGGCGACCAGGCGTCGATCTTCCTGACCTGGCGTCCTGCCAACGCGCAGACCGCACCCGGCGGCTGGGCAGCCGAATACTACAACAACACCAACCTGCAGCCGCCACAGGCTGGCGGTCGCCTGGAACGCACGATCGACTACAACTGGGGCGGCGGTTCGCCCATCCCCGGCGTGATCAACCCGGACAACTTCAGCGCCCGCTGGTGGGGCTTCCCTGACCTGGAAGGCGGTCGCTACCGCTTTGTGGCCGGGGCCGACGATGGCGTACGTGTGTTTGTGGATGGGCAACTGGTCGTCGACGCCTGGGCTGCCGCACCCTACCGGGAAACCTCCGGCGTGATCGACCTGGCGGCGGGCGTGCATACTGTCAAGGTAGAGTACTTTGAGGCCGGCGACCAGGCCCGCATTGTGGTCTACTGGATCCGGGAAGGGGCCGGTACGATCACCGCGCCCAGTGCGGTGACAGCGATCATCAACACGCCGGTGCTGAACGTGCGGGCCGGGCCAGGTGTGGAGCATAACATCCTGACCCAGGTGCGCAGCGGCGAAACATACAGCGTCATCGGGCGCAATGCGGCGGGCACCTGGTACCAGATCAGCGCCAGCGGTTTCACCGGCTGGGTTAGCGGCTCTTACATCGCCCTGAGCGGTAACGCGGCGGCGCTGCCGGTCACCCAGGGCAGCAGCGCCCCTGCCAGCGTGAGCGGCGGCGTGCTCTTTGTCCAGTCCAACGCCAGCCTGCGCATCCGGCGCGGGCCAAGCACCAACACGGCCCGCATCGACGCCCTGAACATTGGCGAGCGGGCGCAGGTGATTGGCCGCACGACGGACTCCGGCTGGCTGCAAATCCGCAAGGATAACGGGACGACCGGCTGGGTTTCCGCGGCGTTTGTCACGCTGGTGGGCGATCTGCCGCTGACCAACGTCCCGATCACCGGCTGA
- a CDS encoding energy-coupling factor transporter transmembrane protein EcfT gives MSLSVDLYVPTVSWLHALDPRVKLLGVLVGSVAAFLLEGPLALLACLGALIAILRLGRIPAGRIRWVLRGLLPLTVLILVIQPWFVVAGRELFALGPVRLTTGGIATGLVIAIRANVLALLALLPLFTTRHDDLVRGLVQLGLPYTTGLTVTLALRYIPIAAGLYTTIRQAQEARGLDLSRGGLLTRARSFVPILTALVIASVRLSDQLAMAMAVRALNYGPRTERRTLVMTGRDWLAAAILAAGALALIALRAAGG, from the coding sequence ATGAGTCTCTCGGTGGATCTGTACGTCCCGACAGTGTCCTGGCTGCACGCGCTGGATCCGCGCGTCAAGCTGCTGGGCGTGCTGGTTGGCTCGGTGGCGGCCTTCCTGCTGGAAGGGCCGCTGGCGCTGCTCGCCTGCCTGGGCGCCCTGATCGCCATCCTGCGGCTGGGGCGCATCCCGGCGGGGCGCATCCGCTGGGTGCTGCGCGGCCTGCTGCCCCTGACGGTGTTGATCCTGGTCATTCAGCCCTGGTTTGTGGTCGCCGGGCGGGAGTTGTTCGCCCTCGGCCCCGTCCGCCTGACGACAGGCGGCATAGCCACCGGGCTGGTAATTGCCATCCGGGCCAACGTGCTGGCCCTGCTGGCTCTGCTGCCGCTGTTCACCACCCGCCATGACGATCTGGTGCGCGGGCTGGTGCAGCTGGGATTGCCCTATACCACCGGGCTGACGGTGACGCTGGCTTTGCGCTACATCCCCATCGCTGCCGGGCTGTATACCACAATCCGGCAGGCCCAGGAAGCGCGTGGCCTGGACCTGAGCCGGGGCGGGCTGCTGACGCGAGCGCGCAGCTTTGTGCCCATCCTGACCGCGCTGGTGATCGCCTCCGTGCGGCTGAGCGATCAACTGGCGATGGCGATGGCTGTCCGCGCCCTCAATTACGGTCCGCGTACCGAGCGGCGCACGCTGGTCATGACCGGGCGCGACTGGCTGGCGGCGGCAATCCTGGCGGCGGGGGCGCTGGCCCTGATCGCGCTGCGGGCCGCCGGGGGATAG